In Paenibacillus sp. G2S3, a single window of DNA contains:
- the rpe gene encoding ribulose-phosphate 3-epimerase, with protein sequence MIRIAPSILSADFARLGSEVAEAEVSGGDWIHVDVMDGHFVPNITLGPPIVKAVSVHTKLPLDIHLMIESPERYISDFAAAGASVITVHAEACVHLHRVVHQIKELGVKAGVAINPGTPASAVREVLEDVDMVLVMTVNPGFGGQAFIPNTLRKITQIREWANEVNPDLLIEVDGGVSEATAPLVVGAGADVLVAGNAVFGRSDRAAAILEIREAAEAARR encoded by the coding sequence ATGATAAGAATAGCACCATCTATATTGTCGGCCGATTTCGCAAGATTAGGTTCAGAAGTTGCAGAAGCTGAGGTCAGTGGTGGAGATTGGATCCATGTAGATGTAATGGACGGTCATTTTGTGCCAAATATAACGCTTGGTCCACCAATCGTAAAAGCGGTCTCGGTACATACCAAGCTTCCACTTGATATTCACTTGATGATTGAGTCTCCAGAACGGTATATTTCTGATTTTGCTGCAGCGGGTGCTAGTGTGATCACTGTACACGCTGAGGCTTGCGTTCATTTACACCGTGTGGTGCATCAGATCAAAGAACTGGGTGTTAAGGCAGGAGTAGCTATTAATCCGGGTACTCCGGCTTCAGCGGTGCGTGAGGTGCTGGAGGATGTGGATATGGTTCTCGTGATGACCGTCAATCCAGGTTTTGGAGGCCAAGCATTCATTCCTAACACTTTACGCAAAATCACTCAAATTAGAGAATGGGCGAATGAAGTCAATCCAGATTTACTTATTGAAGTCGACGGTGGCGTTTCAGAAGCTACAGCGCCTTTGGTTGTTGGTGCAGGAGCGGATGTTTTGGTTGCAGGAAATGCTGTCTTTGGCCGGAGTGATCGTGCTGCAGCGATCCTTGAGATTCGAGAAGCAGCGGAAGCGGCACGCCGTTAA
- the spoVM gene encoding stage V sporulation protein SpoVM — protein sequence MKFYTFKLPRFLGGFVKAILNTFQKS from the coding sequence ATGAAATTTTACACGTTTAAGCTGCCAAGGTTTTTGGGAGGTTTTGTTAAAGCAATTTTGAACACATTTCAGAAGAGTTGA
- the rpmB gene encoding 50S ribosomal protein L28: MSRKCAVTGKKPSSGNNVSHANNRNRRTWGVNVQKVRILVNGKPKRVYVSTRALKAGKVERV, encoded by the coding sequence ATGTCCCGCAAATGTGCAGTAACAGGCAAGAAACCGAGCAGCGGTAACAACGTGTCTCACGCAAATAACCGCAACCGTCGTACTTGGGGAGTTAACGTTCAGAAGGTCCGTATCCTCGTGAACGGTAAACCAAAACGCGTGTACGTCAGCACCCGTGCTTTGAAAGCCGGTAAAGTTGAACGCGTTTAG
- a CDS encoding DAK2 domain-containing protein — MSKRSINGTDFTAMVLAGADKLQQHAEHVNSLNVFPVPDGDTGTNMNLTMTAGANELKKNNTTSVGQCAGVLSKGLLMGARGNSGVILSQLFRGFSRSAAQHDELNTQQFAAALQSGVDAAYKAVVKPVEGTILTVAKEAAKHAVYYARRTTDVTELMTEVLAKAKEALAYTPEQLPVLKQVGVVDSGGQGLVYIYEGFHQHLTSGSSGVSEPVKGQPQAPIMPAPVPVLKKPESELSSVQSSAQSQLSTEDIEFLYDMEFFINRQLGGNVRTDFDEETFRKALSVNGDSIIVISNDETIKVHVHSKAPGEVLNLALLYGEITQIHILNMREQHRDLLTAGMDIAPMPDVFADMPDEQSRVQAAPAEPPADDLAPYGFIAVSSGAGIADIFKSLGVDVVLAGGQTMNPSTEDFVNAISSISAKHVYILPNNSNIVLAAQQAKELLEGEREITVIPSKSIPQGIAAAFAFQEEDSVETNSGNMLEAISQVKSGQVTNAVRDTSFDDLEIKSGQFIGISNSKIVAAADDLLAASQALLSNMLENGDEIVTILIGAETDSAVTDALSEWLEETYPNVEVEIHEGGQPLYYYLFSVEP; from the coding sequence TTGAGTAAGCGTTCTATAAACGGAACAGATTTTACCGCTATGGTATTGGCTGGAGCGGATAAGCTGCAACAGCATGCAGAACACGTCAATTCCCTAAATGTTTTTCCGGTTCCAGACGGAGATACCGGAACGAACATGAATTTGACGATGACCGCAGGTGCGAATGAATTGAAGAAAAATAATACAACGTCTGTTGGTCAATGTGCAGGTGTACTCTCTAAGGGCTTATTAATGGGCGCGCGAGGGAACTCCGGTGTTATTTTGTCTCAGTTGTTCAGAGGTTTTAGCAGATCTGCAGCCCAACATGATGAGCTGAACACACAGCAATTCGCTGCTGCACTGCAAAGCGGAGTGGACGCAGCTTATAAAGCAGTTGTTAAGCCTGTGGAGGGAACTATTCTTACAGTGGCTAAAGAGGCTGCAAAACATGCTGTCTACTATGCTCGCCGAACTACAGATGTTACAGAGCTCATGACAGAGGTATTGGCCAAAGCAAAAGAAGCCTTAGCCTATACACCCGAGCAATTGCCTGTCTTGAAGCAAGTCGGAGTCGTAGATTCTGGCGGCCAAGGTCTGGTCTATATTTATGAAGGGTTTCACCAGCATCTGACGAGCGGAAGCTCCGGAGTGTCTGAACCTGTAAAAGGACAACCTCAGGCACCAATCATGCCAGCACCTGTACCGGTGTTAAAGAAACCTGAAAGCGAACTGTCTTCTGTACAGTCTTCTGCGCAATCACAGCTTTCAACAGAGGACATAGAATTTCTATATGATATGGAGTTCTTCATTAATCGCCAGTTAGGCGGTAACGTGAGAACGGACTTTGATGAGGAAACCTTTAGGAAAGCGTTGTCAGTAAATGGAGATTCCATTATTGTTATTTCGAATGATGAAACCATTAAAGTGCATGTGCATTCCAAGGCTCCAGGTGAAGTTTTGAATCTGGCACTCCTTTATGGGGAAATTACGCAGATTCATATTCTCAATATGCGTGAGCAACACCGTGACTTGTTAACTGCAGGTATGGATATTGCACCTATGCCAGATGTTTTCGCGGATATGCCGGATGAGCAGAGCCGTGTACAAGCAGCTCCAGCTGAACCACCAGCAGATGATTTGGCGCCTTACGGCTTCATCGCAGTATCATCTGGAGCTGGGATTGCAGATATTTTCAAAAGCCTCGGTGTGGACGTAGTCCTGGCTGGAGGTCAGACTATGAACCCTAGCACAGAGGATTTCGTGAACGCGATTTCTTCCATCTCTGCGAAGCATGTTTACATTCTGCCGAATAACTCCAATATTGTTCTTGCTGCTCAGCAAGCTAAGGAGCTCTTAGAAGGCGAACGTGAGATTACGGTTATTCCAAGCAAAAGCATTCCTCAAGGTATCGCTGCAGCCTTCGCGTTCCAAGAAGAGGATTCCGTGGAGACTAATTCTGGGAATATGCTAGAAGCAATCTCACAGGTTAAGTCAGGACAAGTAACGAATGCTGTCCGTGATACAAGCTTTGACGATCTGGAGATTAAATCCGGGCAATTTATCGGAATTTCCAACTCCAAAATCGTCGCTGCGGCAGATGATCTGCTAGCTGCTAGTCAGGCACTGCTGTCCAACATGCTTGAGAATGGCGATGAAATCGTTACGATCCTTATTGGAGCTGAAACCGATTCTGCGGTTACAGATGCCTTAAGTGAGTGGCTGGAAGAGACTTATCCTAATGTGGAAGTAGAGATTCATGAGGGTGGCCAACCCCTTTATTATTATCTTTTCTCCGTAGAACCATAG
- a CDS encoding DegV family protein produces MNRTIIVTDSTSDIPPAMAETYGIEVVPLTLMFGEEAFRDNLDMTPEQFYERLPRSSQLPTTSQPSPVEYMNVYRDILERYPGSPILSFHISSGLSGTYQSALLAKSMLEEEGEGITVVDSLSASYGFGFMVVEAARLAAEDKSPEAILEAVESLRQSRKLYFLVDTLEYLQKGGRIGKASAILGTLLNIKPILSIDAEGIIYAVEKVRGRKKAIARMIELFKKDIQGVDKINVAVGHTAEPASGEEFLKELSGHFTLEEKVLTNVGPVVGSHVGNGTLAVFIWPAK; encoded by the coding sequence ATGAATCGTACCATTATCGTCACCGACAGCACATCTGATATCCCACCAGCAATGGCGGAAACGTATGGCATTGAGGTCGTCCCTTTGACCTTAATGTTCGGCGAAGAGGCTTTCCGGGACAATCTGGATATGACTCCGGAGCAGTTCTATGAGCGACTTCCCCGCTCGTCACAGTTGCCGACTACTTCTCAACCTTCACCGGTTGAATACATGAATGTGTACCGTGATATTCTGGAACGTTACCCGGGAAGTCCTATTCTTTCATTTCACATTTCTTCAGGACTGAGCGGTACTTATCAATCTGCACTATTGGCTAAATCGATGTTGGAGGAAGAGGGAGAAGGGATCACTGTAGTTGATTCTCTCTCCGCTTCTTACGGTTTTGGATTTATGGTGGTGGAAGCTGCTAGATTAGCTGCTGAGGATAAGAGTCCCGAAGCGATTCTTGAGGCTGTAGAAAGTCTTCGTCAATCGCGTAAGCTTTACTTCTTGGTAGATACACTTGAATATTTACAAAAAGGCGGGAGAATCGGAAAGGCCTCGGCCATTCTAGGAACGCTTTTGAATATTAAACCGATCCTGTCTATTGATGCAGAAGGCATAATATATGCGGTGGAGAAAGTTAGAGGCCGTAAGAAGGCTATTGCCCGTATGATTGAACTATTCAAGAAAGATATTCAAGGTGTAGACAAAATCAATGTGGCCGTGGGTCATACGGCTGAACCGGCTTCCGGTGAAGAGTTCCTGAAAGAGCTGTCAGGTCATTTCACACTAGAAGAGAAAGTGCTGACGAACGTCGGCCCTGTCGTGGGCAGCCATGTCGGAAACGGTACGTTAGCTGTATTCATTTGGCCTGCAAAATGA
- the recG gene encoding ATP-dependent DNA helicase RecG: MTLSLNQIEVKNITGVSAQKQSELHAFGVFTVKDLLEYYPFRYEDYRPRSLSETKHGDKVTTEAKVIGIPVLQRFGGKSRLSCKMVAEPWMFTATWFNRHYVREQLTVGREIVLTGKWDQKRNQITVTDYEFPDRGEGKTGTLQPVYSVGGKITQSWIRKSINQALQQYGDLIPEILPHSIMRQYDFMPRKRAIATIHRPEDTREGQQGRRRMVYEELFLFQLKMQAFRVLNRGRMDGVVHTVDNATVRQFVRSLPFELTDAQKRVELEILHDLRSPYCMNRLLQGDVGSGKTVLAAVALFATVRSGFQGALMVPTEILAEQHMRSLTKMFEPFGITVGLLTGSVTGKKRKELLASLQMGMLDIVVGTHALIQEDVFFRDLGLVVTDEQHRFGVNQRGVLRRKGYNPDVLTMTATPIPRTLAISVFGDMDVSTLSERPKGRVPITSYWVKHDLMDRVLNLIKREIELGRQAYLICPLIEESEKLDVQNAIDLHIQMSQAFPNYKVGLLHGKMSPAEKDEVMRAFYNNELQLLVSTTVVEVGVDVPNATLMIIMDADRFGLSQLHQLRGRVGRGQHASYCVLVADPKSEIGRERMTAMTDTDDGFEISRRDLELRGPGDFFGTKQSGLPEFRLADMTADFEVLEQARDDVAELLKDEKFWTSPEYAPLRHYLQGEQIFQGELID, encoded by the coding sequence ATGACACTGTCATTAAATCAAATTGAAGTGAAAAATATAACTGGCGTGAGTGCTCAAAAGCAAAGCGAGCTTCACGCCTTTGGCGTCTTTACAGTAAAGGATTTGTTAGAATATTATCCGTTCCGTTATGAGGATTATCGACCCCGCTCGCTGAGTGAAACGAAACATGGGGATAAAGTGACTACTGAGGCTAAAGTGATCGGGATTCCTGTGCTGCAGCGTTTTGGAGGCAAGTCACGACTTAGCTGTAAGATGGTTGCGGAGCCTTGGATGTTCACAGCAACATGGTTTAATCGTCATTACGTACGAGAGCAGCTTACTGTAGGACGAGAAATTGTACTCACAGGTAAATGGGATCAGAAGCGAAATCAAATTACAGTGACGGATTATGAATTCCCCGATCGCGGGGAAGGAAAGACAGGAACTCTACAGCCGGTCTATTCCGTAGGTGGTAAGATCACGCAGTCTTGGATCCGGAAAAGTATTAATCAGGCACTTCAGCAGTATGGAGATCTAATTCCCGAGATACTACCACATTCTATTATGCGACAATATGATTTTATGCCCCGTAAACGGGCGATTGCTACCATTCATAGGCCAGAGGATACACGTGAAGGTCAGCAGGGACGCCGCAGGATGGTGTATGAGGAGTTGTTTCTGTTTCAGTTGAAGATGCAGGCGTTCCGGGTACTCAATCGCGGCAGGATGGACGGTGTAGTCCATACCGTAGATAACGCAACCGTTCGCCAGTTTGTTCGCAGCTTACCTTTTGAGCTTACAGATGCTCAGAAACGTGTGGAACTGGAGATCTTACATGATCTGCGATCGCCATATTGCATGAATCGTCTGCTTCAAGGTGATGTTGGTTCCGGCAAAACGGTACTAGCGGCCGTGGCGCTTTTTGCTACAGTAAGATCTGGTTTTCAGGGCGCACTCATGGTGCCTACAGAGATTCTGGCAGAGCAGCATATGCGCTCACTTACGAAGATGTTTGAGCCGTTTGGAATTACGGTTGGACTGTTGACGGGAAGTGTAACTGGAAAGAAGCGCAAAGAATTGTTAGCTTCACTACAAATGGGGATGCTCGATATCGTTGTAGGTACACATGCTTTAATCCAGGAGGATGTATTTTTCCGTGATCTGGGCCTTGTTGTTACGGACGAGCAGCATCGGTTTGGTGTAAACCAGCGAGGTGTATTGCGGCGTAAAGGATATAATCCGGATGTGCTTACAATGACTGCAACGCCAATTCCACGTACACTCGCGATCTCTGTTTTTGGAGACATGGATGTATCCACTTTATCGGAAAGACCGAAAGGCCGAGTGCCAATAACCAGTTATTGGGTCAAACATGATCTCATGGATCGTGTCCTGAATCTGATTAAGCGTGAAATAGAGCTGGGACGTCAGGCATATCTGATCTGTCCGCTCATTGAAGAATCGGAGAAACTGGATGTGCAGAATGCTATAGATTTACATATTCAAATGAGCCAAGCTTTTCCTAACTATAAAGTTGGGCTTTTACATGGGAAGATGTCTCCTGCTGAAAAAGATGAAGTGATGCGAGCATTCTATAACAATGAACTGCAACTCCTAGTGTCCACAACGGTTGTAGAGGTGGGTGTAGACGTTCCTAATGCCACGCTGATGATTATTATGGATGCAGACCGGTTCGGATTATCGCAGCTACACCAGCTGCGTGGACGGGTTGGTAGAGGCCAGCATGCCTCTTATTGTGTATTGGTGGCTGATCCAAAATCCGAAATCGGGCGTGAACGAATGACTGCCATGACCGACACAGATGATGGATTTGAGATTTCACGGAGAGATTTGGAGCTGCGTGGTCCAGGTGACTTTTTTGGAACTAAGCAGAGTGGATTACCCGAGTTCCGCTTGGCGGATATGACCGCTGACTTTGAAGTGCTGGAGCAGGCGCGTGATGATGTGGCAGAGCTGCTCAAGGATGAGAAGTTCTGGACATCTCCTGAATATGCACCTCTTCGGCATTATTTACAAGGAGAGCAAATTTTCCAAGGGGAATTAATTGACTAA
- a CDS encoding stage VI sporulation protein F, whose product MGYQQFGISPQLVERIKLKMKNATVKDRIKNMINGVSKQELQDTAVVRRLVRNASGVLSEKLTSTQEDQIVKFIIAQKIDPNNTFHLIRLWGMFR is encoded by the coding sequence TTGGGTTATCAACAATTCGGAATTAGCCCTCAGCTCGTGGAACGCATCAAGCTGAAGATGAAAAACGCGACTGTCAAAGATCGTATTAAAAATATGATTAACGGCGTCTCGAAACAAGAATTACAGGACACTGCGGTTGTTCGCAGGCTGGTACGGAATGCGTCAGGTGTACTGAGCGAGAAATTGACCTCGACACAGGAAGACCAAATTGTGAAATTTATTATCGCTCAGAAAATTGATCCGAACAACACCTTCCACTTGATCCGTTTGTGGGGAATGTTCCGCTAG
- a CDS encoding YitT family protein, whose product MQTNTKQHKQLRKNSVFRVLTVIAGALLAAVGLELFLMPHGLVVGGITGLSALFAHTTEMQLGLFLFLFNLPFIFMSRKQVNLRFALYTVLGLTCLTIASLALHRFPAVISDPLPAAMAGGICLGLGIGISVRFGGVNKHASDQGYSLLSGGPPKSTEVVIMILNCAILLIAGTLFGWEQAMYSILAYLLAFEGVRFSLRGLSDSRAAWITSSRCMDIQKALENSLRREVGLAEGSGQNGELSTLFCLISRMEEHQLRSIVLDCDPDSQILFKSATSDRRLSNLH is encoded by the coding sequence TTGCAAACTAATACAAAGCAACATAAACAACTACGGAAGAATTCGGTTTTCCGAGTTCTCACCGTTATCGCGGGAGCACTGCTTGCCGCTGTAGGATTAGAATTATTTCTCATGCCACATGGGCTTGTGGTTGGTGGAATCACTGGTTTATCAGCATTATTTGCTCATACTACTGAAATGCAGCTTGGATTGTTTCTGTTTCTGTTCAATCTGCCTTTTATATTTATGTCTCGAAAGCAAGTCAATCTTCGCTTTGCACTGTATACCGTTCTAGGATTAACTTGCTTGACCATTGCTTCTCTTGCTCTTCACCGTTTTCCTGCAGTGATTAGTGATCCTTTACCTGCTGCAATGGCAGGTGGCATCTGTCTAGGACTCGGTATCGGAATCTCTGTCCGATTCGGTGGTGTGAACAAGCATGCCAGTGACCAAGGATACTCACTGCTGAGTGGTGGACCTCCAAAGTCAACCGAAGTCGTCATTATGATTCTGAACTGTGCGATCTTGCTGATTGCAGGCACACTATTTGGCTGGGAGCAAGCAATGTACTCCATTCTTGCGTACTTATTGGCGTTCGAAGGTGTGCGATTCTCTCTCCGAGGGTTATCCGACTCTCGTGCTGCATGGATTACCAGCAGTCGTTGCATGGATATCCAGAAGGCGCTCGAAAACTCACTACGTCGAGAAGTTGGGCTCGCTGAAGGCTCGGGGCAGAATGGAGAGCTTAGCACATTGTTCTGTCTCATCAGCAGAATGGAAGAACATCAGTTGCGGTCGATCGTCCTTGATTGTGATCCTGACAGCCAAATTCTGTTCAAATCAGCTACTAGTGATCGAAGATTAAGTAACCTGCACTAA
- a CDS encoding cation:proton antiporter, translated as MSHYIIFEVGLAIALIAMVGLIATKLRFSVIPFYILVGMAVGPHAFKIWHLDFRFIESATLIEFLGRIGVLFLLFYLGLEFSVGRLVKSGRSIVTGGTIYLLINFTLGLILGWALQFPIEEILVIAGITTISSSAIVAKVLVDLKRTANSETEMILGIIMFEDVFLAVYISILSGLVLSDSSSLGGVLLSALTALGYMLALLIVGRKLVPWLNRVLNIRSGELFSLVIFAALFLIAGFSETIHVAEAIGALLFGLVLAETEHVKRIEKLVIPFRDFFGAIFFFSFGLTIDPLTLGGEALWYSLAAVIVTLIGNFVAGMLAGRSAGLSPRASSNIGLTIVSRGEFSIIMANLGKAGGLLAILQPFAAMYVLMLAILGPLLTKESKWIYKILDKVFKFEKRYAAKMSKKAAVACEHE; from the coding sequence ATGAGTCACTACATTATTTTTGAAGTGGGTCTAGCCATTGCCCTTATAGCGATGGTAGGTCTCATAGCCACGAAACTCCGCTTTTCGGTTATACCTTTTTATATACTAGTTGGTATGGCGGTTGGACCCCATGCTTTCAAAATATGGCACCTCGATTTTCGCTTTATCGAAAGTGCAACCCTGATTGAGTTTCTAGGTCGCATTGGCGTTTTATTCCTCTTATTTTACCTTGGGTTGGAATTTTCCGTAGGTCGATTAGTCAAATCCGGCCGCTCCATTGTCACAGGCGGTACCATCTATCTTCTAATCAATTTCACTTTAGGACTTATTCTAGGATGGGCACTTCAATTTCCAATTGAGGAAATATTGGTTATCGCTGGGATCACAACCATATCCTCAAGTGCTATTGTCGCCAAAGTGCTAGTCGATCTAAAACGAACAGCAAATTCGGAAACTGAAATGATTCTAGGCATTATTATGTTCGAGGACGTCTTCTTGGCGGTCTATATCTCTATCCTCTCAGGTCTTGTGCTTAGTGACTCTTCCTCTCTAGGCGGAGTATTACTTTCTGCATTAACCGCTCTTGGTTACATGCTCGCACTGCTCATTGTCGGTAGAAAGCTAGTGCCCTGGTTGAACCGCGTTCTAAACATCCGATCCGGTGAATTGTTCTCCTTAGTAATATTTGCCGCGCTTTTTCTTATTGCTGGATTTTCCGAAACCATTCATGTTGCAGAAGCGATTGGAGCACTCTTATTTGGTCTTGTTCTTGCTGAAACCGAACATGTAAAGCGTATTGAGAAGCTCGTTATTCCTTTTCGTGATTTCTTCGGGGCAATCTTCTTCTTTAGCTTCGGACTGACGATAGATCCACTCACCTTGGGTGGTGAGGCGCTCTGGTACTCCCTCGCTGCAGTCATTGTTACACTAATCGGCAACTTCGTTGCAGGTATGCTGGCCGGTCGCAGCGCTGGACTAAGCCCGCGAGCTTCATCCAATATTGGATTAACCATAGTCTCGCGTGGCGAGTTCTCGATTATTATGGCCAATTTGGGTAAAGCAGGGGGACTGCTGGCTATCTTACAGCCATTTGCAGCTATGTATGTACTCATGCTTGCTATCCTTGGACCTCTTCTAACGAAGGAATCTAAATGGATCTATAAAATATTGGATAAAGTATTCAAATTCGAGAAACGGTATGCTGCAAAAATGTCCAAAAAAGCTGCCGTAGCATGCGAACATGAATAA
- a CDS encoding cation:proton antiporter regulatory subunit, producing the protein MNYRESDLPGIGKKFVMQTRSGDKLVIIVHDDGRRELYHFDYDDPDQSISMVTLDDDEARHISAIVGGVTYKPKALESIEVALDDLIIEWYKLEPGFKCVGRSIGELNIRAQAGVTIIAVIEKNHNKQVNPGPDVIFSAECTIIAAGERHQHKQFKHILRNGCG; encoded by the coding sequence ATGAATTATAGAGAATCGGATTTACCGGGAATCGGTAAAAAATTTGTTATGCAAACCCGTAGCGGCGATAAGCTTGTGATCATCGTACATGATGACGGAAGACGTGAGCTGTATCACTTTGATTATGATGACCCAGATCAGAGCATTTCTATGGTTACACTCGATGATGATGAAGCAAGACATATCTCTGCCATCGTTGGCGGAGTCACATATAAACCCAAAGCTTTGGAATCTATTGAAGTCGCCCTTGATGACCTAATCATCGAATGGTATAAGCTGGAGCCTGGTTTCAAGTGTGTTGGCCGCAGCATTGGTGAATTGAACATTCGAGCTCAAGCAGGTGTAACCATCATTGCCGTAATTGAAAAAAATCATAATAAACAAGTCAATCCGGGCCCAGATGTAATTTTTAGCGCGGAGTGTACGATTATTGCTGCAGGGGAAAGACATCAACATAAGCAATTCAAGCACATTTTGCGGAATGGATGTGGTTAA